The following nucleotide sequence is from Pseudoalteromonas xiamenensis.
GTAAATGGTTCTGAGAAATCGGTGTCAGGCTACCTTGTTGCGGCTAACGGTAAAGGTGCATTAGAGTGGGATGCCAACAAACTGTCGAATGAACGCAACGCCAAATTTGACCAAAATACGCAAGGTGATTACCTGACCGTACGCTTCGTTGCAGATGCAAACGCAACGACAATTTCAACACAAGCCTACGGCCAAGAGTGCGGTTTTGAATGGGACAATACGTTGCTTGGCCACGAACGCAACGCAAAATGGGATTGCAATCCAAATCGCGATACATTCCGTTTCACCTTGTTAGATAAATAAGTAAATACAGTGCTTACCTAGGTTGAATACCCGGTCCGTTTAACTCCGTGTGTTCAACCTATTCAGATTTAGCTCATGCCGTGTGAGTACTGTAATGCACAATCATCAAGGCTATTATTTCCACGCCAACTCGAGTGTCACAATATCTCTATCAGAATGGAAATCCGAAAACAGTACTTGCTGTTCATTAAAATCGGATATCTCTCCCTTTGGCGTTTGGAACGTATCAAGCAGCAGGAACTGGCGCTTAGCATCAACGTGCCAATGCTGAGATAGCTGCGAGCTTGTATCACTCACAATAAACCACAGCTCACTCCCCTTAGTTCGATGTGCAACAATACTGGCTGTTTGAGCTGTCCTAAACAAAACATTTCCCTCAAGCGTCTGAACTTGGTTTGGTAAAACCCGCCATTGCTCCCCTCCAATATCCATGAGATCGCCCTCTCCTTCATACAGTATTTGTTGTTTTTCATTGGCAAATTGCCACGTAAACCACTGCTGACCCCGCACTCCTTTTCGGCTAAACACCATCGCATTATCATCGTCCGACCAATAACGCGGAATACCAACGACGTCATCATAATATTGAATAACTGGCGTATCGCCCTGCCAACGAACTAGTACCAATCGCTCATTCCGAGCAAACGCCAACATACTGCCATCGCTATTCCACACAGGTTGCGAGAGCGCTAATTGCTCACTCGGATTCGCGTAAATAAGTCGCTCTTCACCGCGTTCAATCTCCTTTATAAACACTTGAGAGAAACCATTGCGATTGGAATTAAACGCCACATAACGACCAGACGGCGAAAAACTAGCCAGCCAACTATGACGATTAGACTGGGTTAGTGACCTTGCCTGCTCAGCATCGAATCGTTGTACAAACACATTGCCGTTGATCTTCTTGAGTGTAAAACTCAGGTGCTGACCATTCACTGACATGGTTGGGAAATGCAAGAACTCGTAATTCTCAAACGCGATTTCAGAGAGACTCATTTTGGTTATCCAAATAGCGTAACCGCTTGCCGTCACTGAGCAAATACCCCTTAGAGACGTCAGCATAAGTAATAAAATACCAATTTTCATCCAATGTCGCGATTGTCTCGACACGTTTACTCTGCACATCTAACAACCGGATCTGTGACCGATGATGGTCATCAAATCCCATCATAGCCACGGTTGACGCCCCCTCAGCATTAGCTATGCGATAAGGGAGAAAGCCATTCGTTGGCTCATAGATTTTATCCAAGAAACCGGTACGTAAATTGCCTCGATAGAGCGCTGATACGCCCATCTCTTTCGATAAAAAGACCACTGAATCATTAATAACCACAAAATTGCCAATGCCCAATGTTCCATTGAACGTGAAATGGCGTTGCACAGAGTGCTTTTGATAGTGACTATCCATCAGTAGGCTTTCAAAAACCAGTTCATTGCCCTGCTGTGAAACAATCAGTAGTTGATGTTTGTAGCTCGAAACCGAGGGGCGAACCCAAGCAGCATAGCGAATGTGCTCGTTACTCTGCCAAATCAAGTTTGAGGTTGTTCTATCAAGCGAGGATAGCCAAACTTGTGTTCCAAGCGTGTCATTCGCTGGGTCTTTCAGATAGATCATCGCGTTACTGTCTGGTGTAAATAAGCTGAATGATTCATCTTCTAGTGTCGCTGAAATGGGTCGAAGATTGCTGACATGTGGAATTTTAGGCGAGGATGACGTCGCTATAAAAAATATCCCAACGACCCCACACAGCATTAATACGGCTAGTGAACAAAGCAAATACGCGGGTGCGCGATGAAAAGCGGTTTGCTTGTAGAGTGAGAAACCTTGTAAAAGTTTAGGTGAAACCGCGTTCACCTTTATCATGCCATGCAACGCATAACCACGTTTTGGGTACGTTTTTAGTACGTCTTTTCCAAGGTCTCCCAATGCATTTCGTATCTGGTTTATCGCTCGTCGAATAGATATTGGATTGAAAATAGCGCGTGGCCAAACCTGTTCAAAAATGGTTTCCGCACTCACTACCTGACCTTCTTGAAGCGCGAGCAATACCAGTACATCCATCACCTTAGGTTCTAAGCGAGTTTGCCTACCATGACAAATGAGTTCTCCTGTGGCGGGTGAAACTTGCACATCATTCACCCAAAACCCATCACGTAAGTTTACTTGTTGATTGTTAGCGTGTGCTTTTGGCTCACTTTCAAAGCAATCCAACATACTGTATTCCTTACTTTTTATTTATCTTAATGTTTTCAGAACAAAAGCATAACGCTTTATCTATCGCTATCTCGTTTGGGTGCTTGCACACTCGATTCAGACACCACCTGCAATTGGGTTGCTTTTAGGCTCCCCAGTCGTTAACAATAATAGAAAGGTATTTCGCAATGCTTCTTTTTCCTTCTAACTTCAGACATTTTTTAATCTACTGCGGTTTTGCTGTGCTATCGATAGTAACAAGCAAATCCGCACTATCCAATGCCAATCCAGCATTGGACCCACACACACTATTAGACAGCACCATTACCATGTTACAAAATCAACGTGAGCAGGCTGTTAGTGATTACGTAGACGCTTATTTTCATAAAGATGCATTGGAGCGTTGGAATGGCGAAGGGCGTGAGCGCTATATTGGGTGGCTAAGTGCCGTAAAACACTACCACAAGACCTTTAGTATGCATAAAGCGTTGCCGTTTGATGAAAAACGCAATCGCGTGACAGCCAGAATCCTTTCACAGAGCACTCGGATTATCTACACCCTGACAATAACGCTCGCTCAAGTCCATTTGGCAACAAACGATGAGAGCAATTTATCTTGGAAAGTATCCGGTATTTCTATAACTGCAGACAAACCTGTCATCGACAGTCCACTCCACGCCCTGACAAAACAAGAATTGGCAACCAAACTGGCGGAGTATGTTGACTTCATTACCAAAAACAACGCCTTCTCAGGCTCCGTCTTGTTAGCCGATAACGACGCCATTTTGTACCAAAGCGCACATGGTTATGCAGAACAACGATTTCATATTAAAAATAACGCCGACACACGCTTTAACATTGGGTCTTTGAATAAAATGTTTACCGCCGTTAGCGTATTGCAATTGGCTGAAGCGGGAAAACTATCCCTTCGAGATCCGATAACGAACTATATTGACCACACTCTTTTAGGTGATGGTGATTTTAGTGCAATTACCATTGCCCATCTTTTGTCTCACACTGCGGGATTAGGCTACCCGACTTACCCGAAAACCCACCCAAACGATTTACGAAATTTAAACGATTACCTACCGTATTTACGCTATATCCCTATTGTTAGTAAACCTGGGGAACAATTTCGCTATAGCAGCGAAGGGTTTATTTTGCTTGGTCTCATCATCGAAGCGGTATCCAAACAACCTTACAATGATTACCTACAACAACAGGTCTTTACGAAGGCCGGTATGGCTCAAACAGGTAACTTTGATATCGATGGCGTCGCACCCAATATGGCAATGGGTTACTTTTATTCAAACGAGCTCAAGTCTATGCAAACGAATTGGTTTATTCATAGCATTAAAGGAAATTCCGCCGGTGGTGGCTATTCGAACATTGCAGACTTATACGCCTTTTCAAAAGCGTTAACCCATAATCACTTGTTATCCCAAAAATACACCAATCTCGCGTTTACCACTAAACCTGAATTTCATTCCGACCATTATGGGTTTGGCTTTAGCGTACATCATGGTGGCAGTGGCAAAGTGATTGGTCATAACGGGGCATTTATTGGCGTCGGTGCAGATCTTCGTGTTTATTTGGATAAAGGGATAACCGTCGTAGTACTGGGAAATCAGGATATGGTGACAACCCCCGTTATCACCTACGTGAATGAGCTTATGCAGCATTTGCAGTAAGTGACGAGTGTATTCGCGCTGGGTTTGTATACACTAAACAAACTCAGCGAACGTGTTATTAAGAACAATCGGCTATTACGAAAGGCAAACACATAGTAGATAATAAACAATCTATTTACGAAAATTTGGAGCGCTACTGTGTTAGTCCGTTATTCCGCCTGCCTTTTTGCTGCTTTGTTTATCAACGTGGCATCAGCAAACCCAAAGACGACCGAAAATCAGGAAAATAACCTCACAGAACAGCAAACTATTCTTCTCGTTGATAAACAAATTGCTGCGTACAACGCGCGCAATATTGATGCCTTCGCGGCGACCTATCATGATGATGTCGAAATTTACATCTATCCTAATCAGCTACTTTTAAAAGGCAAAACCGCACTCATCGAACGCTATAAACAGAAATTTGCCGCACTGACCATGCTAAGAGCAACCTCATTGCAACGCATCGTCAAAGGTAATTATTTAATAGACCTTGAACGAGCGGAATCATCAACACAACCCTCTCAAGAAATCACCCGTTGCGTTGAGTTAATTGCCACCTACGAAATAGAAGATGGACTAATCAAACGAGTGACGTTTAAGCGGTAGTCAAACCGAGCTTGGCTAAACTATATTGAGTATCACGAATGGCTTTTTAATTGTTCAGTTTCGAGGTATGCTTTCAAGACATCTGACCAGTTGATTAACAAAAATGAAAACACGCATCACTGAACTTTTTGGCATCGAAAAGCCGATTATCTTACCTGGTATGAGTTGGATCTCCGTACCTGAACTCGTCGCAGCGGTATCAAACGCGGGTGGTTTGGGCATTTTGGCAACTGGCCCGCTTAGCAAAGCACAAACCAAAGAAGCCATCGAAAAAA
It contains:
- a CDS encoding TolB family protein, with the translated sequence MSLSEIAFENYEFLHFPTMSVNGQHLSFTLKKINGNVFVQRFDAEQARSLTQSNRHSWLASFSPSGRYVAFNSNRNGFSQVFIKEIERGEERLIYANPSEQLALSQPVWNSDGSMLAFARNERLVLVRWQGDTPVIQYYDDVVGIPRYWSDDDNAMVFSRKGVRGQQWFTWQFANEKQQILYEGEGDLMDIGGEQWRVLPNQVQTLEGNVLFRTAQTASIVAHRTKGSELWFIVSDTSSQLSQHWHVDAKRQFLLLDTFQTPKGEISDFNEQQVLFSDFHSDRDIVTLELAWK
- a CDS encoding winged helix-turn-helix domain-containing protein — encoded protein: MLDCFESEPKAHANNQQVNLRDGFWVNDVQVSPATGELICHGRQTRLEPKVMDVLVLLALQEGQVVSAETIFEQVWPRAIFNPISIRRAINQIRNALGDLGKDVLKTYPKRGYALHGMIKVNAVSPKLLQGFSLYKQTAFHRAPAYLLCSLAVLMLCGVVGIFFIATSSSPKIPHVSNLRPISATLEDESFSLFTPDSNAMIYLKDPANDTLGTQVWLSSLDRTTSNLIWQSNEHIRYAAWVRPSVSSYKHQLLIVSQQGNELVFESLLMDSHYQKHSVQRHFTFNGTLGIGNFVVINDSVVFLSKEMGVSALYRGNLRTGFLDKIYEPTNGFLPYRIANAEGASTVAMMGFDDHHRSQIRLLDVQSKRVETIATLDENWYFITYADVSKGYLLSDGKRLRYLDNQNESL
- a CDS encoding serine hydrolase domain-containing protein, which encodes MLLFPSNFRHFLIYCGFAVLSIVTSKSALSNANPALDPHTLLDSTITMLQNQREQAVSDYVDAYFHKDALERWNGEGRERYIGWLSAVKHYHKTFSMHKALPFDEKRNRVTARILSQSTRIIYTLTITLAQVHLATNDESNLSWKVSGISITADKPVIDSPLHALTKQELATKLAEYVDFITKNNAFSGSVLLADNDAILYQSAHGYAEQRFHIKNNADTRFNIGSLNKMFTAVSVLQLAEAGKLSLRDPITNYIDHTLLGDGDFSAITIAHLLSHTAGLGYPTYPKTHPNDLRNLNDYLPYLRYIPIVSKPGEQFRYSSEGFILLGLIIEAVSKQPYNDYLQQQVFTKAGMAQTGNFDIDGVAPNMAMGYFYSNELKSMQTNWFIHSIKGNSAGGGYSNIADLYAFSKALTHNHLLSQKYTNLAFTTKPEFHSDHYGFGFSVHHGGSGKVIGHNGAFIGVGADLRVYLDKGITVVVLGNQDMVTTPVITYVNELMQHLQ
- a CDS encoding nuclear transport factor 2 family protein yields the protein MLVRYSACLFAALFINVASANPKTTENQENNLTEQQTILLVDKQIAAYNARNIDAFAATYHDDVEIYIYPNQLLLKGKTALIERYKQKFAALTMLRATSLQRIVKGNYLIDLERAESSTQPSQEITRCVELIATYEIEDGLIKRVTFKR